The region GCCCATGCGCAGCTTCTTGATCCTCGCCGCCCTCAGCGCCCTGCCGCAATGTCAGGGCGATGAGACCGTCCGCGCCTACGGGGCGGGCGCCAAGACATGGACCTTGGTGGAACTGGACGGCACCCCCTTCGACGCCCGCGCCACGTTGACCTTCCCAGAGACCGGCAAGATCGCCGGAGAAGCCCCCTGCAACGCCTATAGCGCCGCGATGACGGTGCCCTACCCGTGGTTCGACGCGGGTCATATCGCCGCCACGCGCCGCGCCTGCCCGGACCTCGCAGCAGAGACGGCGTTTCTGAATGCTTTAGGAGAGGTGACCATCTCGGATGTATTGGGCGACACGCTGACTCTGTCGGATGAGAGCGGCGAACGACTGATCTTCAAAGCCGTCGACTAAAGGCATCGATAAAGCGCGCGCGGGCTTCCGGTAGGGGTTTGCCCCCCAGATCGCGCGCCAGATGCGCGGTCAGGAAATGGCCCGTCGTGACAAGCCCCTGCGCAATCTCAGCATCGCTCCCCGTGCCGCCGCGCAGGACTGTCGGCAATGGCAGCAAACGATCCGCCCACTCCCCCGCGCCTTTGGCGGAGACGGCGCGGCCCGACTTGGGCGAGACATAGATCAAGTCTTCGCTCACCCCAGTTACCGCGCAGATTTCAAGATCTAGCGCATAGCCCATCTCTTCCAACAGACGCAGTTCCCATTTCAGATAGGCCAGCGGCCAGACCTCCCCCTGCCCCAGAAGATCCAGCAGCGCTTCGGTGCGGCGGTAGAGCGCGGGATGCGGCTCACGCTCCGGCAGGCAGAAGGACAAAAGCGCGGTCACCGCGTTCAACCCCGCCAGCGCCAGACGGTCCTGCATGGCCACTGCGGCACGGCTGCGCAGCGGCTCGACCGTGAAGGCCCCGATATGGTCCTCCAACCGCGCGCGCCATGCAACGTCAAGCTGCGCGCCGGGTTGCAGGCTGGGCGCGATCTTGCGGCTGGTCCCGCCGCGGACGACACCGGCGTGGCGGCCTTGTTCGGGGGTGAAGACCTCGATGATCGCGGAAGTCTCGCCATGTCGCCGCGCGCTCAGCAATATGCCTTGATCGCGCCATTCCATCAGCTTAGCCCCGGCTCGTCCAGCAGGTGACGACCCTGACGGTCCTCAACTTCGATCACCCAGAGGTCCGGGTCAAAACTGCGCTGGCGGGTGACGGTGGCATCGACCTCGGCCTCGTCGCCCGCGGCCAGCTCAATCCACTTGCGGTCCCCGGTCATCAGATCAAAGGAGCGCTGGAACAGCACCGCGCGGCCATCCAGCGTGGCCAGCTTGACCAGCACCGCGCCGCCCGTGTCGTCACCGTGCGCCACAACGAAAGCGGGGATATCCTGCAACCGCAGCCGGGTGAGATAGGCGTCGACCCAGAAACGCGCGGTCAGGCGGGGCATGGCTGGCCTTTACGCTCAGTCGTTGCCATCTTTGAAATCCAAGCCCATCTCGGAATAACGCTCGGCCTCTTCCAGCCAGTTGGCGCGAACCTTGACCTGCAAGAACAGATGCACCTTGCGGCCCAGAAATTCTTCAAGCTCTTCCCGCGCCGCTTTGCCCACGGCCTTGATCGTTTCGCCCTTATTGCCCAGCACGATGCCCTTGTGGCCGTCGCGGATCACATAGACCAATTGGTCGATCCGGGCGGAGCCGTCCTTGCGCTCTTCCCAGTTCTCGGTCTCGACGGTGAGCTGATAGGGCAGTTCCTGATGCAGGCGCAGGGTCAGCTTCTCGCGGGTGATCTCGGCCGCGATGTTGCGCATCGGTAGGTCGGCGATTTGATCCTCGGGATACA is a window of Sulfitobacter sp. W027 DNA encoding:
- a CDS encoding META domain-containing protein; the protein is MRSFLILAALSALPQCQGDETVRAYGAGAKTWTLVELDGTPFDARATLTFPETGKIAGEAPCNAYSAAMTVPYPWFDAGHIAATRRACPDLAAETAFLNALGEVTISDVLGDTLTLSDESGERLIFKAVD
- a CDS encoding DUF1491 family protein, with translation MPRLTARFWVDAYLTRLRLQDIPAFVVAHGDDTGGAVLVKLATLDGRAVLFQRSFDLMTGDRKWIELAAGDEAEVDATVTRQRSFDPDLWVIEVEDRQGRHLLDEPGLS
- the recO gene encoding DNA repair protein RecO, with the protein product MEWRDQGILLSARRHGETSAIIEVFTPEQGRHAGVVRGGTSRKIAPSLQPGAQLDVAWRARLEDHIGAFTVEPLRSRAAVAMQDRLALAGLNAVTALLSFCLPEREPHPALYRRTEALLDLLGQGEVWPLAYLKWELRLLEEMGYALDLEICAVTGVSEDLIYVSPKSGRAVSAKGAGEWADRLLPLPTVLRGGTGSDAEIAQGLVTTGHFLTAHLARDLGGKPLPEARARFIDAFSRRL